Proteins encoded in a region of the Trichosurus vulpecula isolate mTriVul1 chromosome 9, mTriVul1.pri, whole genome shotgun sequence genome:
- the LOC118831282 gene encoding 40S ribosomal protein S15-like has protein sequence MAEVEQKKKRTFRKFTYRGVDLDQLLDMSYEQLMQLYSARQRRRLNRGLRRKQHSLLKRLRKAKKEAPAMEKPEVVKTHLRDMIILPEMVGSMVGVYNGKTFNQVEIKPEMIGHYLGEFSITYKPVKHGRPGIGATHSSRFIPLK, from the coding sequence ATGGCGGAAGTGGAGCAGAAGAAGAAGCGAACCTTCCGGAAGTTCACCTACCGCGGCGTGGACCTGGATCAGCTGCTGGACATGTCCTACGAACAGCTCATGCAGTTGTACAGCGCTCGGCAGCGTCGGCGACTCAACAGGGGTCTGCGGCGCAAACAGCATTCCCTCCTGAAGCGTCTGAGGAAGGCCAAGAAGGAGGCGCCCGCCATGGAAAAGCCAGAGGTAGTAAAGACACACCTTCGAGACATGATCATCCTGCCTGAGATGGTGGGAAGTATGGTGGGCGTCTATAACGGCAAGACCTTCAATCAGGTAGAAATTAAGCCTGAGATGATCGGCCACTACCTGGGTGAATTCTCTATCACCTACAAGCCTGTGAAACATGGCCGGCCAGGTATTGGAGCCACTCACTCCTCACGTTTCATCCCTCTCAAGTAA